The Poecilia reticulata strain Guanapo linkage group LG13, Guppy_female_1.0+MT, whole genome shotgun sequence genome has a segment encoding these proteins:
- the ypel2b gene encoding protein yippee-like 2: MVRMTRSKTFQAYLPSCHRTYSCIHCRAHLANHDELISKSFQGSQGRAYLFNSVVNVGCGPAEERVLLTGLHAVADIYCENCKTTLGWKYEHAFESSQKYKEGKVIIELAHMIKDNGWD; this comes from the exons ATGGTCAGGATGACGCGCTCCAAGACGTTCCAGGCGTACCTGCCGAGCTGCCACCGGACGTACAGCTGCATCCACTGTCGAGCTCACCTGGCCAACCACGACGAGCTCATTTCCAAG TCGTTCCAGGGCAGCCAGGGCAGAGCTTACCTGTTCAACTCAGT GGTGAACGTTGGGTGTGGCCCTGCAGAGGAGAGAGTTCTGCTGACAGGCCTGCATGCTGTGGCGGATATCTACTGTGAGAACTGCAAGACCACTCTGGGCTGGAAATAT GAACATGCTTTCGAGAGCAGTCAGAAGTACAAAGAGGGCAAGGTCATCATCGAGTTGGCCCACATGATCAAGGACAACGGCTGGGACTGA